In Lepisosteus oculatus isolate fLepOcu1 chromosome 15, fLepOcu1.hap2, whole genome shotgun sequence, one genomic interval encodes:
- the fstl1b gene encoding follistatin-related protein 1 — translation MLRSLSVFVLLAVACCHAEEVKSKSKICANVFCGAGRECAITEKGEPTCLCIEECKPHKRPVCGSNGRTYRNHCELHRDACLTGLKIQVAHDGHCEEKKTEKSAASPIVCYLADRNELRNRVIEWLQTEVVPDGWFSKGSNFSEILHRYFKTYDDGDSQMDSAEFLKFIQHNETAVNISSYMDEENNRLLRSLCVDALIELSDENADWKLSFNEFLNCFKPGFNPTQKKCALEDETFEDGAETQVECNRCVCACGNWVCTAMTCDGQNKKTAPLEDTDLTGQEEMTEEEWTRRVEELNKHQETVEKSKKSSTKEK, via the exons GAGGTGAAGAGCAAGTCCAAGATCTGTGCCAATGTGTTTTGCGGGGCAGGGAGAGAATGTGCCATCACTGAAAAAGGAGAGCCAACCTGCCTTTGTATTGAG GAATGCAAACCTCACAAGAGGCCCGTGTGTGGCAGTAACGGCAGGACCTACCGGAATCACTGCGAGCTCCACCGGGACGCCTGCCTGACGGGGCTGAAGATCCAGGTCGCCCACGACGGACACTGCGAAG agAAGAAAACTGAGAAATCTGCAGCAAGCCCAA TTGTGTGCTACCTTGCCGATCGCAACGAACTGAGAAACCGCGTCATCGAGTGGCTGCAGACCGAAGTGGTTCCAGATGGGTGGTTCTCCAAGGGCTCCAACTTCTCCGAAATCCTCCACAGATACTTTAAG ACCTATGATGATGGTGACTCCCAGATGGACTCAGCTGAGTTCCTGAAGTTCATTCAGCACAATGAGACTGCTGTCAACATCAGCTCATACATGGATGAGGAGAACAACCGTCTTCTCAG GAGCCTGTGTGTAGACGCACTCATTGAACTTTCAGATGAAAACGCTGACTGGAAACTGAGTTTCAACGAGTTCCTCAACTGCTTCAAGCCTGGATTCAACCCCACTCAGAAGA AATGTGCCCTGGAGGACGAGACCTTTGAAGATGGGGCAGAGACCCAGGTGGAGTGTAACCGCTGCGTGTGTGCCTGTGGGAACTGGGTGTGCACTGCTATGACCTGTGACG GACAAAATAAGAAGACAGCCCCTCTGGAGGACACTGACCTGACCGGACAGGAGGAGATGACGGAGGAGGAATGGACCCGCAGGGTGGAGGAGCTGAACAAACACCAG GAAACAGTGGAGAAATCAAAGAAATCCAGTACAAAGGAGAAATAA
- the lrrc58b gene encoding leucine-rich repeat-containing protein 58, translated as MEVSERADGENVLDLSRLSLESLTLDNVSEERKRETQQLFLTYNRFTVLPASVSHFSNLRFLDISSNGLAFICEDILRLTKLKTLVAKNNRLDESSLPKDFGTMSLEVLNFSGNRFEEVPSQCLELQSLQSLSLGGNRLRTIPAEIENLTSLELLYLGGNSIATIPPELANLPHLSYLVLCDNNIQSIPPQLAQLHSLRSLSLHNNLLTYLPREILSLVQLQELSLRGNPLVVRFVKDMTYDPPSLLELAGRTIKSRNVPYTPWELPGNLVRYLDLASKCPNPKCGGVYFDSCVRHIKFVDFCGKYRLPLMHYLCSPECTSPCSSNPQSDADSEDEFSVPAHRMQKVLLG; from the exons ATGGAGGTCTCCGAAAGAGCAGACGGGGAAAACGTCTTGGATTTGTCGCGGCTCAGTTTGGAAAGCCTCACCCTGGATAACGTGAGCGAAGAGCGGAAGAGAGAGACCCAGCAGCTTTTTCTGACTTACAACCGATTCACGGTGCTGCCTGCCTCCGTCAGCCACTTCTCCAACCTCCGGTTCCTCGACATCAGCAGCAACGGGCTGGCGTTCATCTGTGAGGACATTCTGCGACTCACAAAACTGAAGACCCTTGTGGCCAAGAACAACAGGCTGGACGAGTCCTCCCTGCCCAAGGACTTCGGGACCATGTCCCTGGAAGTGCTGAACTTCAGTGGGAACAGGTTTGAGGAGGTCCCGAGTCAGTGCCTGGAACTGCAGTCCCTACAGTCCCTCTCGCTAGGGGGAAACAGACTGAGAACCATCCCCGCAGAAATAGAAAATCTCACCAG TCTGGAGCTGCTGTACCTCGGAGGCAATTCCATCGCCACCATCCCTCCTGAGCTGGCCAACCTGCCTCACCTCAGCTACCTGGTCCTGTGTGACAACAACATCCAGAGCATCCCCCCACAGCTCGCACA GCTGCATTCTTTGCGATCCCTGAGCCTCCACAACAACCTGCTCACGTACCTCCCCCGCGAGATCCTCAGTCTCGTCCAGCTGCAGGAGCTCAGCCTCCGCGGCAACCCGCTGGTCGTGCGCTTCGTCAAAGATATGACCTACGACCCTCCCTCGCTTCTGGAGCTTGCGGGCCGCACCATCAAGTCCCGGAACGTCCCTTACACCCCTTGGGAACTGCCAGGAAACCTGGTCAGGTACCTGGATTTAGCAAGCAAGTGTCCCAACCCGAAGTGCGGAG gCGTCTACTTTGACTCCTGCGTGCGTCACATCAAGTTTGTGGATTTTTGTGGAAAATACCGCCTGCCACTGATGCACTACCTGTGCTCTCCCGAGTGTACTTCTCCCTGTAGCTCCAACCCACAGAGTGATGCGGACTCGGAGGATGAGTTCAGCGTTCCCGCTCACAGGATGCAGAAAGTCCTTCTGGGATAG